One part of the Bacillus sp. FJAT-45350 genome encodes these proteins:
- a CDS encoding M16 family metallopeptidase, whose amino-acid sequence MIQKIELQNGLRVLVEDIPTVRSVSIGIWIGTGSRFENSVENGVSHFLEHMFFKGTKTRSAADIAESFDRIGGQVNAFTSKEYTCYYSKVLDEHADYAVEVLADMFFNSVFDEDELAKEKNVVFEEIKMVDDTPDDIVHDLLSKAAYGEHALGYPILGTVETLTAFNGDKLRDYMNRFYTADNVVVSIAGNINEKLIETIKETFSAVKSSKDERSFDEPVFLSNKISRKKETEQAHLCLGYEGLQIGHDDIYPLVLLNNLLGGSMSSRLFQEIREKRGLAYSVFSYHSSYKDSGMVTIYAGTAPGQLEELYEAIQETTNRLKDEGIREKELINGKEQLKGSLMLSLESTNSRMSRNGKNELLLGKHRTLDELIEQINKVSFDEVNELANRIFSKPFSTSLISPTGELPKGLK is encoded by the coding sequence TTGATACAAAAGATTGAATTACAAAATGGTTTACGAGTGTTAGTGGAAGATATTCCAACAGTTCGTTCAGTATCGATTGGTATTTGGATAGGGACTGGTTCTCGTTTTGAAAACAGTGTCGAAAATGGAGTTTCTCACTTTTTAGAGCATATGTTCTTTAAAGGAACGAAGACTAGATCAGCAGCTGATATTGCTGAATCATTTGACCGTATTGGTGGTCAAGTAAATGCTTTTACCTCTAAAGAATATACTTGTTACTATTCGAAGGTGTTAGATGAGCATGCTGATTATGCAGTAGAAGTACTAGCTGATATGTTCTTCAACTCTGTTTTTGATGAGGATGAATTAGCTAAGGAAAAAAATGTTGTTTTTGAAGAAATTAAAATGGTGGACGATACTCCTGATGATATCGTTCATGATTTATTAAGTAAGGCTGCTTATGGTGAACACGCATTAGGGTATCCAATTTTAGGTACGGTTGAAACCCTGACTGCTTTTAATGGTGATAAATTACGTGATTATATGAATCGTTTTTACACAGCAGACAATGTAGTAGTATCGATTGCTGGTAATATAAATGAGAAGCTGATAGAAACAATTAAAGAGACGTTTTCAGCTGTTAAGAGCTCAAAAGATGAAAGAAGCTTTGATGAGCCTGTCTTTTTATCTAATAAAATTTCTAGAAAGAAAGAAACAGAGCAAGCTCATTTATGTCTAGGGTATGAAGGCTTACAAATTGGCCATGATGATATTTATCCATTGGTTCTTTTAAATAATCTTCTTGGTGGAAGTATGAGTAGTCGATTATTCCAAGAGATTCGTGAAAAGAGAGGCTTAGCTTATTCGGTATTCTCTTATCATTCGTCTTACAAGGATAGTGGCATGGTCACTATTTATGCAGGTACGGCACCTGGTCAGCTAGAGGAATTGTATGAGGCAATTCAAGAAACGACAAACCGTCTAAAAGACGAAGGAATTCGTGAAAAAGAATTAATAAATGGTAAAGAGCAATTAAAGGGAAGTTTGATGCTTAGCCTAGAAAGTACGAATAGCCGTATGAGTCGTAATGGTAAAAACGAGTTATTACTAGGAAAACACCGTACCCTGGATGAACTAATTGAGCAAATTAATAAGGTAAGCTTTGATGAGGTAAATGAATTAGCAAATAGAATTTTTTCTAAGCCATTCTCAACATCTCTTATTAGTCCAACAGGTGAACTTCCAAAGGGGTTAAAATAA
- the pnp gene encoding polyribonucleotide nucleotidyltransferase translates to MEQEKQIFSTDWAGRTLTVETGQLAKQANGAVLVRYGDTAVLSTVTASKSPKDLNFFPLTVNYEERLYAAGKIPGGFIKREGRPSETAVLTSRLIDRPLRPLFPDGFRNEVQVISIVMSVDQNCSSEMAAMVGSSIALSISDIPFDGPIAGVTVGRINNEFLINPTTEQLEESDINLVVAGTKEAINMVEAGADQVSEEVMLEAIMFGHEEIKRLVAFQEEIQAAVGKEKMEVQLKQIDQDLEARVRELSEADLKQAVQVVEKHARQAAIDAVIEKSVEHFEDDEDVKLDVVKEILHKVIKEEVRRLITKEKVRPDGRAIDEIRSLDSQVKLLPRTHGSGLFTRGQTQALSICTLGALGDVQILDGLGIEESKRFMHHYNFPLFSVGETGPIRGPGRREIGHGALGERALEPIIPSEDSFPYTIRLVSEVLESNGSTSQASICASTLAMMDAGVPIKAPVAGIAMGLVKQDEYVTVLTDIQGMEDALGDMDFKVAGTKDGITALQMDIKISGINREILVEALEQAKRGRMIILDNMLKSIGEFRPELSTYAPKILTMKIKADKIRDVIGPSGKMINKIIEDTGVKIDIEQDGTIYISSVDNEMNLKAKGIIEDIVREVEVGQTYLGKVKRVEKFGAFVEIFKGKDGLVHISQLAEERVEKVEDVVKIGDEILVKVTEVDNQGRVNLSRKAVLKEQKES, encoded by the coding sequence ATGGAACAAGAAAAGCAAATTTTTAGTACTGATTGGGCTGGACGGACGTTAACCGTTGAAACTGGTCAGCTAGCTAAGCAAGCAAATGGTGCAGTATTAGTTCGCTATGGCGATACAGCTGTACTCTCTACTGTAACCGCATCGAAATCTCCAAAGGACTTAAATTTCTTCCCATTAACAGTTAACTACGAAGAAAGACTTTATGCAGCAGGAAAAATTCCTGGTGGTTTTATTAAACGTGAAGGTAGACCTAGTGAAACAGCAGTTTTGACTAGTCGTTTAATTGACCGTCCACTTCGTCCTCTATTTCCAGATGGTTTTCGTAATGAAGTACAAGTTATTAGTATTGTAATGAGTGTAGACCAAAATTGTTCTTCAGAAATGGCGGCAATGGTTGGTTCATCAATTGCATTAAGTATTTCTGATATTCCTTTTGATGGTCCTATTGCTGGTGTCACAGTTGGACGTATTAATAACGAATTTTTAATTAACCCGACAACTGAACAACTAGAAGAAAGTGATATTAACTTAGTAGTTGCAGGTACAAAAGAAGCCATTAACATGGTTGAAGCAGGGGCTGACCAAGTTTCTGAAGAAGTTATGTTAGAAGCGATTATGTTTGGTCATGAAGAAATTAAGCGTTTAGTTGCTTTCCAAGAAGAAATTCAAGCAGCTGTTGGCAAAGAGAAAATGGAAGTTCAGTTAAAGCAGATTGATCAAGATCTAGAAGCGAGAGTTCGTGAGCTTTCAGAAGCTGACCTAAAGCAAGCTGTACAAGTTGTAGAGAAGCATGCTAGACAAGCTGCAATTGATGCTGTAATTGAAAAGTCAGTTGAACATTTTGAAGATGACGAAGATGTCAAGCTTGATGTAGTAAAAGAAATTCTACATAAGGTTATTAAAGAGGAAGTTAGAAGACTGATTACGAAAGAGAAAGTTCGCCCAGATGGACGAGCAATCGATGAAATTCGTTCGTTAGATTCACAAGTAAAACTGTTACCACGTACTCATGGTTCTGGATTATTTACTCGTGGACAAACACAAGCACTTAGTATTTGTACATTAGGTGCTCTAGGAGACGTTCAGATTCTTGATGGCCTAGGAATTGAAGAATCCAAGCGTTTCATGCATCATTATAACTTTCCGTTATTTAGTGTTGGTGAAACTGGCCCTATTCGTGGCCCAGGTCGTCGTGAAATCGGACATGGTGCACTTGGTGAGAGAGCATTAGAACCAATTATTCCAAGTGAAGACTCTTTCCCTTACACAATTCGTTTGGTGTCTGAAGTATTAGAATCAAATGGCTCTACATCTCAGGCTAGTATTTGTGCAAGCACATTAGCGATGATGGATGCTGGAGTTCCAATTAAAGCACCTGTAGCGGGTATTGCAATGGGACTAGTAAAGCAAGATGAGTATGTAACTGTTCTTACTGATATTCAAGGAATGGAAGATGCTCTAGGGGATATGGACTTTAAAGTAGCTGGTACGAAAGATGGTATTACGGCACTTCAAATGGACATTAAAATTTCTGGAATTAACAGAGAAATATTGGTGGAAGCATTAGAGCAAGCAAAGCGTGGAAGAATGATTATTCTTGATAACATGCTAAAATCAATTGGAGAATTCCGTCCTGAGCTCTCTACTTATGCACCAAAGATTCTTACAATGAAAATTAAAGCTGACAAAATTCGTGATGTCATTGGACCAAGTGGTAAAATGATTAATAAGATCATTGAAGACACTGGTGTGAAAATTGACATTGAACAAGATGGTACGATTTATATCTCTTCTGTCGATAATGAAATGAATCTAAAAGCAAAAGGAATCATTGAAGATATTGTCCGAGAAGTAGAGGTTGGTCAAACTTATCTTGGTAAAGTCAAACGAGTTGAAAAATTTGGGGCATTCGTAGAAATCTTTAAAGGAAAAGACGGATTAGTTCATATTTCTCAGCTTGCTGAAGAACGTGTGGAGAAGGTTGAAGACGTTGTGAAAATTGGTGATGAAATTTTAGTGAAAGTAACTGAAGTTGATAATCAAGGAAGAGTAAACCTTTCACGTAAGGCTGTTTTAAAGGAACAAAAAGAAAGTTAA
- a CDS encoding YlmC/YmxH family sporulation protein, which translates to MRLSEISGKEIIDYQKGARLGVLGQTDLVIDEETGRVVSFIVPTMKWFGFGKKENEVTVHWDQIIKIGSDMIIIDVQDKS; encoded by the coding sequence ATGAGATTAAGTGAAATAAGTGGAAAGGAAATTATTGATTATCAAAAAGGGGCTCGACTTGGTGTGTTAGGTCAAACGGATTTAGTTATTGATGAAGAAACAGGTCGAGTCGTTTCATTTATCGTACCAACAATGAAATGGTTTGGTTTTGGAAAGAAGGAGAATGAAGTCACGGTTCATTGGGATCAAATTATAAAAATAGGTTCTGATATGATTATTATTGATGTACAAGATAAAAGTTAG
- the ribF gene encoding bifunctional riboflavin kinase/FAD synthetase, which yields METIYLSHPLQLHDEQIKENVMALGYFDGVHIGHQQVIKTAMDIAKGKNILCSVMTFSPHPREVLVRDCPKPMNYITPISEKKNVIEELGVDKLYIVQFDLPFSKLTPQQFIDDYIIKLHVKHVVAGFDYTYGSLGKGTMETISFHSRGEFEHTTVDKIQYAQEKISSTLIRELLLEGKVEEIEQYLGREYRIEGIVVDGEKRGRTIGFPTANIQLQERYIVPKAGVYAVQMYIDNVAYDAVCNIGFKPTFHNQLLEPTIEVHIINFNDDIYGKKITVVWNKFIRSEQKFSSVDQLIEQIEKDKQEAIDFFQMPLEKD from the coding sequence ATGGAAACGATTTATTTATCACACCCACTACAACTACACGATGAACAAATTAAAGAAAATGTCATGGCACTTGGCTATTTTGATGGTGTTCATATAGGTCATCAGCAAGTTATTAAAACAGCGATGGATATTGCCAAAGGGAAAAATATCCTTTGCTCAGTTATGACCTTTTCACCTCATCCTCGTGAAGTCCTTGTTAGAGACTGTCCTAAGCCGATGAACTATATCACACCTATAAGCGAAAAGAAAAATGTGATTGAAGAATTGGGCGTTGATAAACTATATATTGTTCAGTTTGATTTACCCTTTTCAAAGCTTACACCTCAGCAGTTTATTGATGATTATATTATTAAGCTTCATGTAAAGCATGTTGTTGCTGGTTTTGACTACACATATGGTTCATTAGGGAAAGGAACGATGGAGACAATCTCCTTTCATTCTAGAGGTGAGTTTGAGCATACCACGGTAGATAAAATTCAATATGCCCAGGAGAAAATTAGTTCCACTCTTATTAGAGAATTACTTTTAGAGGGGAAAGTTGAAGAGATTGAACAATATTTGGGTAGAGAGTATCGAATTGAAGGTATCGTAGTTGATGGGGAAAAGCGAGGGCGCACTATAGGATTCCCTACAGCTAATATACAATTACAGGAGAGATATATTGTACCGAAAGCAGGAGTTTATGCTGTTCAAATGTATATTGACAACGTAGCATATGATGCTGTTTGTAATATTGGTTTCAAGCCTACTTTTCATAATCAGTTGTTGGAGCCAACTATTGAAGTACATATCATTAACTTTAATGATGATATATATGGTAAAAAAATAACTGTAGTATGGAATAAATTCATTCGTAGTGAGCAAAAGTTTTCCTCAGTTGATCAACTAATTGAACAAATAGAAAAGGATAAACAAGAGGCGATAGATTTTTTTCAAATGCCTCTTGAAAAAGACTAA
- the infB gene encoding translation initiation factor IF-2 — MRKMRIYEYAKEKNLQSKDVIERVKELGVDVSNHMSVIDEEVMTKLEKGTTNSTDKKATNNSTEAKPPKQKENNKPKNNYNQGAAMKSNNQKINQKPQSKGQKSQNQRKQNNQRGQQTQQTQQTQQPKAQPKELPSKITYSGSLTVGELAGKLNKEPSELIKKLLFLGVMTTINQDLDKDSIELIAGDYGVEVEEEIIIDETNFEEIIEEDDDKDLKERPPVVTIMGHVDHGKTTLLDSIRHTKVTAGEAGGITQHIGAYQVETDGKKVTFLDTPGHAAFTTMRARGAQITDICILVVAADDGVMPQTKEAIAHAKAAKVPIIVAVNKVDKEAANPDRVMQELTEYELVPEAWGGDTIFVPVSALNGTGIDELLEMVLLVSEVEELKANPDKLALGTVIEAQLDKGRGPVATLLVQAGTLKIGDPIVVGNTFGRVRAMVNDLGRRVKVVGPSTPVEVTGLNDVPQAGDQFKAFPDEKTARSVGETRMVRQREEQLNETSRVSLDDLFNKIQQGEVKEINVIIKGDVQGSVEAMKGSLEKIDVEGVKVKIIHTGVGAIAESDIILASASNAIVIGFNVRPDVNAKRTAEQEKVDVRLHRVIYNAIDEIEAAMNGMLDPEFEEKVIGQLEVRTTFKVSKVGTIAGSYVTEGKVTRDSTVRLIRDGIVIYEGAIDALKRFKDDAKEVAAGYECGVTLEKFNDIKEGDIIEAYVMEEIKRK; from the coding sequence ATGCGGAAAATGCGAATATATGAATATGCCAAAGAGAAGAATTTACAAAGTAAAGATGTTATCGAGCGAGTCAAAGAACTAGGTGTTGATGTGTCAAATCACATGTCTGTTATAGATGAAGAAGTTATGACAAAGCTCGAAAAGGGTACAACTAATTCTACAGATAAAAAAGCTACTAACAATTCAACAGAGGCAAAACCACCAAAACAAAAAGAAAATAATAAACCAAAGAATAATTACAATCAGGGAGCAGCGATGAAATCAAACAATCAAAAAATAAACCAAAAACCACAGTCTAAAGGTCAAAAGTCACAGAATCAAAGAAAACAGAATAACCAAAGAGGTCAACAAACTCAACAAACTCAACAAACTCAACAGCCTAAGGCCCAACCAAAAGAGTTACCAAGCAAAATTACGTACTCTGGCTCTTTAACAGTTGGTGAGTTGGCAGGGAAATTAAATAAAGAACCTTCCGAACTGATTAAAAAGCTATTGTTTTTAGGTGTGATGACAACAATTAATCAAGATTTAGATAAAGATTCAATCGAATTAATTGCTGGCGATTATGGTGTAGAAGTGGAAGAAGAAATTATTATTGACGAAACAAATTTTGAAGAAATTATCGAAGAAGATGATGACAAAGATTTAAAAGAAAGACCGCCGGTTGTCACAATTATGGGACACGTTGACCACGGGAAAACAACATTATTAGATTCTATTCGTCATACGAAAGTAACTGCTGGAGAAGCGGGTGGAATTACACAGCATATTGGTGCTTACCAAGTGGAAACTGATGGTAAGAAAGTTACATTCTTAGATACACCTGGGCATGCTGCCTTTACAACGATGCGTGCACGTGGAGCTCAAATTACAGACATTTGTATTTTAGTAGTTGCTGCAGATGATGGTGTAATGCCACAGACAAAAGAAGCAATTGCCCATGCGAAAGCTGCGAAGGTTCCTATTATCGTAGCCGTTAACAAGGTTGATAAAGAAGCAGCAAATCCTGACCGTGTAATGCAGGAATTAACAGAATATGAATTAGTACCTGAAGCTTGGGGTGGAGACACTATCTTTGTACCAGTGTCAGCTTTAAATGGAACTGGAATTGATGAACTTTTAGAAATGGTATTACTTGTATCTGAAGTTGAGGAACTTAAAGCAAATCCAGATAAATTAGCTCTTGGTACAGTTATTGAAGCTCAATTAGATAAAGGTCGTGGACCAGTTGCAACCTTATTAGTTCAAGCTGGTACATTAAAAATAGGTGACCCTATTGTTGTAGGTAACACGTTTGGCCGTGTACGTGCAATGGTAAACGATTTAGGTAGACGTGTTAAAGTTGTAGGACCTTCTACACCAGTTGAAGTAACTGGTTTAAATGATGTTCCACAAGCGGGTGACCAATTTAAAGCATTCCCAGATGAAAAAACAGCTCGTTCTGTTGGTGAAACTCGAATGGTTCGTCAAAGAGAAGAGCAACTTAATGAGACATCGAGAGTTAGTCTTGATGATTTATTTAACAAAATTCAACAAGGTGAAGTAAAAGAAATCAACGTTATTATTAAAGGTGACGTACAAGGTTCAGTAGAAGCTATGAAAGGCTCACTTGAAAAAATTGATGTTGAGGGTGTGAAAGTTAAAATTATTCACACCGGTGTTGGTGCCATTGCAGAATCAGATATTATTTTAGCATCAGCTTCTAACGCAATTGTTATTGGATTTAATGTTCGTCCTGATGTTAATGCGAAGCGTACAGCAGAGCAAGAGAAAGTAGACGTTCGATTACACAGAGTTATTTACAATGCGATTGATGAGATTGAAGCGGCAATGAACGGTATGCTTGACCCAGAATTTGAAGAGAAAGTTATTGGTCAATTAGAAGTACGTACAACGTTCAAAGTTTCAAAAGTTGGTACAATTGCTGGTTCATACGTAACGGAAGGGAAAGTTACACGTGACTCTACTGTTCGTTTAATCCGTGATGGTATTGTTATTTATGAAGGTGCAATCGATGCATTAAAACGATTCAAAGATGATGCTAAGGAAGTTGCAGCAGGTTATGAATGTGGAGTGACGTTAGAGAAGTTCAATGACATCAAAGAAGGAGACATCATTGAAGCCTACGTTATGGAGGAAATCAAACGTAAATGA
- a CDS encoding YlxQ family RNA-binding protein yields MTEKWYSLLGLAARARQLISGEELVLKDVKRNKTKLVLLSNDASEGTKKKVTDKCTFYKVPLRIIGTREELGRAIGKEERVVVGVIDAGFAKKLMTLIEQ; encoded by the coding sequence ATGACTGAAAAATGGTATTCATTATTAGGATTAGCAGCTAGAGCCCGTCAGTTAATTTCAGGGGAAGAATTAGTTCTTAAAGATGTGAAGCGAAACAAAACAAAATTAGTCTTACTTTCTAATGATGCCTCAGAAGGTACAAAGAAGAAAGTAACTGACAAATGTACCTTCTATAAAGTTCCTTTACGTATAATAGGAACAAGAGAAGAACTAGGGCGAGCGATCGGTAAAGAAGAACGAGTTGTAGTAGGTGTAATCGATGCAGGCTTTGCTAAGAAGTTGATGACACTTATCGAACAATAG
- the rnpM gene encoding RNase P modulator RnpM, with product MKQRKVPLRKCIVTNEMKPKKELIRVVRSPEGEVSIDPSGKKNGRGAYISNSQECFELAKKKDVLSRHLNVKVSDEIYDQLEVARAKVVKK from the coding sequence ATGAAGCAACGAAAAGTTCCACTTCGAAAATGTATTGTTACAAATGAAATGAAGCCCAAAAAAGAACTTATACGTGTAGTTCGTTCCCCTGAAGGAGAAGTTTCAATTGATCCTTCTGGTAAAAAAAATGGTCGTGGCGCTTACATAAGTAATAGTCAGGAATGTTTTGAATTGGCTAAGAAGAAAGATGTGTTATCAAGGCATCTGAATGTTAAAGTTAGCGATGAAATATACGACCAACTTGAGGTAGCAAGAGCGAAGGTTGTTAAGAAATGA
- a CDS encoding DUF503 domain-containing protein, with the protein MIGAVYCELLIYDANSLKEKRSVLKSIITKLKQRYNVSVAEINHQNVWQRSEIAIVTVSTDKAVAEKELQRALALIDGVTELERTVTNYEWL; encoded by the coding sequence ATGATCGGAGCGGTCTATTGTGAATTATTGATTTATGATGCTAATTCTCTTAAGGAGAAACGGTCTGTTCTGAAGAGCATAATTACGAAGCTGAAACAGCGCTATAATGTTTCCGTCGCTGAAATTAACCATCAAAATGTTTGGCAACGTTCCGAAATCGCTATTGTAACAGTTTCTACTGATAAAGCAGTGGCAGAGAAGGAACTTCAACGAGCATTAGCACTTATAGATGGAGTGACAGAGCTAGAACGAACAGTAACGAATTATGAATGGTTATAA
- the rbfA gene encoding 30S ribosome-binding factor RbfA, which translates to MSNVRANRVGEQMKKELSDIIMREIKDPRVKFVTVTGVDVTGDLQQAKVYITVLGNDEEKEETLKGLSKATGFIRSEIGKRIRLRKTPEIFFEFDQSIEYGNRIDTLIADLNRQSKDKE; encoded by the coding sequence ATGAGTAATGTTCGTGCAAACCGTGTTGGTGAGCAAATGAAAAAAGAGTTAAGTGACATTATCATGCGTGAAATAAAAGACCCACGAGTTAAATTTGTCACAGTCACTGGGGTTGATGTAACAGGTGATTTACAGCAAGCAAAAGTATATATTACTGTTTTAGGTAACGATGAAGAGAAAGAAGAAACGTTAAAAGGTTTATCTAAAGCAACAGGTTTCATCCGTTCTGAAATTGGTAAAAGAATACGATTACGAAAAACACCGGAAATATTCTTTGAATTTGACCAATCTATAGAATATGGGAATCGAATTGACACTTTGATTGCTGATTTAAATAGACAATCAAAAGATAAAGAATAA
- a CDS encoding polysaccharide deacetylase family protein, with the protein MTKKSAVHIIVFLFIVFLSYGTVQNPYSVNYINTLKQDSLAVSIVTDELYEEIKQQGKKYEEAPIDAVVDKVWKAIPGYNGIEVDVEASYENMRENQVFDKQKLVFKEVAPEVQLDDLPPAPIYKGNPEKEMVTLLVNVAWGNEYLPHILKVMNNHDVKSTFFLDGSWVKKNPKLAKMVLEEGHEIGNHAYSHPDMKQLTAARAREELQKTNEVIHATLDVTPKWFAPPSGSFRQETVELADEMNMKTIMWSVDTVDWRKPEPHTMVQNVLGKVHPGAMILMHPTSSTAAGLEQLILGLKSKGYQIGTVSQLMDPSRTSFGVTRD; encoded by the coding sequence ATGACGAAAAAAAGCGCCGTACATATCATTGTTTTTTTATTTATTGTGTTTCTTTCATATGGCACAGTACAGAACCCATATTCAGTCAATTACATAAATACGTTGAAGCAAGATAGCCTTGCTGTTTCTATAGTAACCGATGAGCTATACGAGGAAATTAAGCAGCAAGGAAAAAAGTATGAAGAAGCACCTATTGATGCAGTCGTTGATAAAGTGTGGAAAGCAATACCTGGATATAATGGGATTGAAGTAGATGTTGAAGCATCATATGAAAATATGCGAGAAAATCAGGTATTTGATAAGCAAAAACTAGTTTTTAAAGAAGTAGCACCTGAAGTTCAATTAGACGATTTACCACCAGCACCGATTTATAAAGGGAACCCTGAAAAGGAAATGGTGACTCTATTAGTAAATGTTGCTTGGGGTAATGAATATTTACCGCATATCTTAAAGGTAATGAATAATCATGATGTGAAATCAACTTTTTTTCTTGATGGTTCGTGGGTGAAAAAAAATCCGAAATTGGCTAAAATGGTATTAGAAGAGGGCCATGAAATTGGAAATCATGCGTATTCACATCCTGATATGAAACAATTAACTGCAGCGCGAGCGAGAGAAGAATTACAAAAGACAAATGAAGTGATTCACGCAACATTAGATGTTACACCAAAGTGGTTTGCACCTCCTAGTGGTAGCTTCCGTCAGGAGACAGTAGAGCTCGCTGATGAGATGAATATGAAGACAATAATGTGGAGTGTAGATACAGTGGATTGGCGAAAGCCTGAGCCTCATACAATGGTACAGAATGTATTAGGGAAAGTACACCCAGGGGCAATGATACTCATGCATCCAACATCTTCAACTGCTGCTGGACTAGAGCAGTTAATCTTAGGACTAAAATCTAAGGGCTATCAGATTGGTACAGTATCACAACTAATGGACCCGTCTCGAACTAGCTTTGGTGTAACCCGAGACTGA
- the truB gene encoding tRNA pseudouridine(55) synthase TruB, whose amino-acid sequence MNVTGILPLIKPKGMTSHDCVFRLRKLFNTKKVGHTGTLDPDVTGVLPICFGRATKIAEYMTDYPKTYIGEVTLGFATTTEDSSGEVVEERKVDTEIPYSKVQSVIDEFKGEIIQIPPMYSAVKVNGKRLYQYAREGKEVERPQRKVTIHNLTLLSNKLNYSNDNASFSFEVHCSKGTYVRTLAVDIGKKLGFPAHMSDLKRIASGPFTIDECFTFEEIEQALENGKEKELLLTIEEAVSHFEKVTVSRELEEKIKNGAVLPLIKGIEESRFSVYNEEGVCIAIYIKHPTKEGLMKPEKMLQIE is encoded by the coding sequence ATGAATGTTACAGGAATACTCCCATTAATTAAGCCAAAAGGAATGACATCTCATGATTGTGTCTTTCGACTAAGGAAACTTTTCAATACTAAGAAAGTAGGACATACAGGTACACTTGATCCAGACGTAACAGGCGTACTTCCAATTTGCTTTGGTAGAGCAACGAAAATTGCTGAATATATGACTGATTATCCAAAAACATATATAGGTGAAGTAACATTAGGTTTTGCAACGACTACTGAGGATTCTAGTGGGGAAGTTGTAGAAGAAAGAAAAGTTGATACAGAAATTCCGTATTCAAAAGTACAATCTGTTATTGATGAATTTAAAGGGGAGATTATTCAAATCCCTCCTATGTATTCAGCTGTAAAAGTCAATGGGAAGCGACTATACCAATATGCTCGTGAAGGGAAAGAGGTTGAGCGTCCTCAAAGGAAGGTTACCATTCATAATTTAACTTTACTATCTAATAAGCTTAACTACTCGAATGATAATGCTTCTTTTTCTTTTGAAGTCCATTGTAGTAAAGGTACGTACGTTCGTACTCTTGCTGTTGATATCGGAAAAAAATTAGGTTTTCCTGCCCATATGTCAGACTTAAAACGAATCGCATCTGGCCCCTTTACAATAGATGAATGTTTTACATTTGAAGAAATCGAACAAGCATTGGAAAACGGTAAAGAAAAGGAATTATTATTAACAATTGAAGAAGCTGTTAGTCACTTCGAAAAAGTTACAGTTTCGAGAGAGCTAGAAGAAAAAATCAAGAATGGCGCTGTATTGCCATTAATTAAAGGCATAGAAGAATCTCGTTTTTCTGTTTATAATGAAGAAGGAGTTTGTATTGCTATTTATATAAAGCATCCGACAAAAGAAGGACTAATGAAACCGGAAAAAATGCTACAAATAGAGTAA
- the rpsO gene encoding 30S ribosomal protein S15 yields the protein MALTQERKNELISEFRTHDTDTGSPEVQVAILTEQINTLNEHLRTHKKDHHSRRGLLKMVGQRRNLLTYLRNNDVTRYRNLVDKLGLRR from the coding sequence ATGGCATTAACTCAAGAACGCAAAAACGAACTTATTTCTGAATTCAGAACTCATGATACTGATACTGGATCTCCAGAAGTACAGGTAGCTATCCTTACAGAGCAAATCAACACTCTAAATGAGCATTTACGTACTCATAAGAAGGATCATCACTCTCGTCGTGGTCTTTTGAAAATGGTAGGTCAACGTCGTAACTTATTAACGTACTTACGTAATAACGACGTAACTCGTTACCGTAACTTAGTTGACAAACTAGGCTTACGTCGATAA